A window of Bradyrhizobium sp. AZCC 1719 genomic DNA:
CATGCACCGACAGCATGACGGTCTCCCAGATAGGCGGTTATGACTTTCGGGTCGCGAACCACGTCCGCAGGCTTGCCCTCGACCAGCACCTTGCCGAGATCGAGCACGATGGCGCGGTCGACCAGCGGCATCACGATTTCCATGACGTGCTCGACCATCAGCACGGTGACGCCGGTGTCGCGCACCTTGCGCACCAGTTCGACGCCGGTCTTGGCCTCGACCGGCGTAAGCCCCGTGAGTACCTCGTCGAGCAGCAGCAGTTTCGGCTCGGTCGCCAGCGCCCGCGCCACTTCGAGCCGGCGCTTTTCGGACGGGACCAGATCGCTGGCGAGCACGTTGGCGCGCGGGCCAAGGCCACAGAATTCCAGCACCTCATGCGCCTTGCGGCGGGCGTCGCGCATCACGGTGGTGCGGACCAGCGCGCCGACGATGACATTGTCGATCACCGTCATGGTCTCGAAGCTTTTTACGACCTGAAAGGTGCGGCCGATGCCGCGCTGGCAGCGCTCCGCCGCCGGTAGCGCGGTGACGTCCTCGCCGTCGAAGATGATCGAGCCTTGCGTCGGCGGCAGCACGCCGGCGATCAGGTTGAACAGCGTCGACTTGCCGGCGCCGTTCGGGCCGATCAGGCCGACGATTTCGCCGCGTCCGACCGAAATCGAGACGTCGCTGTTGGCGATCAGGCCGCCAAAACGCTGCCAGACACCGCGGGTTTCCAGAAGAGGCGTCATCGGACAGCCTCCTTACGCTTGGGCACAAACAGTCCAGCAAGGCCTTTGAACGAGAACAGGCCGATCAGCCCTTGCGGCCGCGCCAGCGAGATCGCAATGATCAGGCCGCCATAGACGATCAGGTCGACACCGCGGCCGGACCCACCGACATAGGACCGCGTCAATTCGGTGAGCGGAATCAGGATGACAGCGCCCAGCATCGGCCCCCATAGCGTGCCGATGCCGCCGAGCACCGCGGGCAACGCCATCAGCAGCGAGAACTGAAAGCCCATGACGCTCTCGGGATCGATAAAGTAGACGAACTGCGCATAGAAGCTGCCGCCGATGGCGACCAGGAATGCCGATACCGCCGCCGCGCCCATCTTGGAATTGAACACGTCGACGCCGAGGCTTTCAGCTGCCTCCGGATTGTCCTTCACCGCGCGCCACCAATAGCCCCATTTGGAATCCTCCAGCCACCAGGTGACGAACCAGGCGACGCAGGCCAGCGCCAGCGCGAAGTAAAAGTATGGCAGCTTGCTGCGTGGGAACTGGAATTTCAGCCAGCTATCGCCACGCGCCGGGATTTCGATGCCCATCGCAGCACCAGCCCAATCCCAGTTGTGGAACAGCAGCAAACCGATTTCAGCAATGACGATGGTGGCGATGACGAAGTAATGTCCGCGGAGCCGGAAACAGGGATAGCCGAGCGCCATCGCAATCAGCGCCGAGATCACCCCGCCGCCGAGCATGCCGAACCATGGCAGCACGCCGAATTTGGTAAACAACAACGCAGTCGTGTAGGCCCCAATTCCGAAGTAGAGCGCGTGGCCGAGCGAGATCTGCCCGCAATAGCCGGAAAGGATGTTCCAGCTTTGCGACAACGCTCCCCACATCAGCGTCAGCACCATGATGTTCTGGACGTAAACGTCCTTGACGAACAGCGGGACGGCGGCCGCAATCGCGGCGAGAACACAGGCGACGATGAGGTCGCGGCGGCGGCGTTCTGCGAAAGCGGTATCCATCACATCGATCCGAACAGGCCGCGCGGCCGGACAAAAACCACAAGGAGATAGACGGCATAGATGCCGACCGCCTTGAGCGACGGCGGCAGCAACATTGCGGTCGTGGCCTCGACGAGGCCGACGACGATGCCACCGGCGAAGGCGCCGAACACGCTGCCGAAGCCGCCGAGCGCCACCGTCACGTAGGCAATCAGCGCAAACGAGGCGCCGACATCAGGATAGATGTAAAAGAAGATCGCCATGACCGCGCCGGCGAGGCCCACCAACGCCGCGCCGAGGCCCCAGCCCAGCGCAAACACCTTGTTCTTGTCGATGCCGACCAGCGCCACCGCGCCGGCATCCTCGCGGGTTGCTTCCAGCGCGCGGCCGAAATCGGTGCGGTTGATGAAGAGATAGAGCGCGCCAAAAGCCGCAATCGCCACCAGCGCCCCGACCAGTTGCGGCACCGGCAGGTAGATCCCGGCGATCGAGACGGTTTTGCCGCCGAGCCAGGAATGGGTGACGCTGCGATAGTCAGGCGTGAAGAAGTATTGCGCCAGCCCGCGCATGACGATGGCGAGGCCAAAGGTCGAGAAGATCTGCACCATGCCGGCATTGGCTTTCGCACGCACCGCAAAGCGCACAATTAATAGATAGACGACGGCCCCGAACACGAACAGGGCGGCGGCGACCAGCGGCGCCGACAGCAATGGATCGATCGCAAAGAACACGAACAGGAAGAACGTCGCGTACATCGCGATCATCAGGAATTCGCCATGGGCGAAGTTCACGACGTCCATCAGCCCGAAGATCAGCGCGAGGCCGACGGCGATGAGGCCGTAAAGCAGGCCCATCAGGAGGCCGCTCGCCAGGCTTTGGATGATAGTTTCGGCTGTCACGGCTGTGGCTCCAAGTACAGGTCCTCATCCTGAGGAGCTTGCGAAGCAAGCGTCTCGAAGAATGGCGGCAAAAATGCACTCGCGGCCATCCTTCGAGACGCGCGCAAGTGCGCGCTCCTCAGGATGAGGGCCGGTGCTGCCCGATGACGAAAGCGCGGCATTTTATTTCATCGGCCAGACGGCTTCGGCGATGGCAGCCTGCGGCGGGAAGATGGTGACGAACTTGCCGCCGATATATTGCAGCAGCACCGGGTCGGCGTCGTTGTTCTGGCCCAGCTCGTCGAACTTGACGCGCTTCCAGGGCATGATGGTCTGCTCGCCCGGGATGTCGGTGGCGACCAGCGCCTCGCGGATCTTCTCGCCGTCGGTCGACTTGGCGCGATTGATGGCGTCCGCCATCACCAACAGCCCCATGAACTGGCGCGAGGTGAGGTCGTTAAAATCCTTGCCCGACTTCTCCTTGAACATGGCGTTGACCTTGCCGACCATCGGCCGCTTGGCGGCGAGATCGAGCGAGAAGCTGCCGCGCGAGATCACGCCTTCGAGCTTGTCGCCGACCGCATCATACAGCGCCTTTTCGGAGAAGCCGGCGTTCTGCGCCACGATCGCATTCGGCTTGTAGCCGAGCTCGGCCATGGTCTTGACCAGCAAGATACCGTCGGTGGTGTAGCTCGAAGGCATCAGCACGTCGGCATTTGCCGTCTTGAGCTGCTGTACTTCCGCCGACAAGGACGGCGAGTTGGAGCGGTACTTGATATCGGAGATGACCTTGTAGCCACGCTCGGAGGCCAGCTTGAGCTGGGTGTTAGCGGAGTCGGTGCCGAAAATGGTGTCCTCATGGAACAGCGCCAGCGTGTCGATCTTGGTGCCCTTCTTCTTCATCGCATCGAAGAAGTTGAACATC
This region includes:
- a CDS encoding ABC transporter ATP-binding protein, yielding MTPLLETRGVWQRFGGLIANSDVSISVGRGEIVGLIGPNGAGKSTLFNLIAGVLPPTQGSIIFDGEDVTALPAAERCQRGIGRTFQVVKSFETMTVIDNVIVGALVRTTVMRDARRKAHEVLEFCGLGPRANVLASDLVPSEKRRLEVARALATEPKLLLLDEVLTGLTPVEAKTGVELVRKVRDTGVTVLMVEHVMEIVMPLVDRAIVLDLGKVLVEGKPADVVRDPKVITAYLGDRHAVGA
- a CDS encoding ABC transporter substrate-binding protein, which produces MNITRRNVLLGATAAAALGPIAARAQTSEVVIGVIYPFSGASAQMGVDAQKSFETALDIINKNHDFDLPLAKGEGLPGLGGAKIRLVFADHQADPQKGRAETERLITQEKVCAVIGTYQSAVAVTVSQICERYQVPFISADNSSPSLHKRGLKFYFRAAPHDEMFSAAMFNFFDAMKKKGTKIDTLALFHEDTIFGTDSANTQLKLASERGYKVISDIKYRSNSPSLSAEVQQLKTANADVLMPSSYTTDGILLVKTMAELGYKPNAIVAQNAGFSEKALYDAVGDKLEGVISRGSFSLDLAAKRPMVGKVNAMFKEKSGKDFNDLTSRQFMGLLVMADAINRAKSTDGEKIREALVATDIPGEQTIMPWKRVKFDELGQNNDADPVLLQYIGGKFVTIFPPQAAIAEAVWPMK
- a CDS encoding branched-chain amino acid ABC transporter permease, coding for MTAETIIQSLASGLLMGLLYGLIAVGLALIFGLMDVVNFAHGEFLMIAMYATFFLFVFFAIDPLLSAPLVAAALFVFGAVVYLLIVRFAVRAKANAGMVQIFSTFGLAIVMRGLAQYFFTPDYRSVTHSWLGGKTVSIAGIYLPVPQLVGALVAIAAFGALYLFINRTDFGRALEATREDAGAVALVGIDKNKVFALGWGLGAALVGLAGAVMAIFFYIYPDVGASFALIAYVTVALGGFGSVFGAFAGGIVVGLVEATTAMLLPPSLKAVGIYAVYLLVVFVRPRGLFGSM
- a CDS encoding branched-chain amino acid ABC transporter permease, whose amino-acid sequence is MDTAFAERRRRDLIVACVLAAIAAAVPLFVKDVYVQNIMVLTLMWGALSQSWNILSGYCGQISLGHALYFGIGAYTTALLFTKFGVLPWFGMLGGGVISALIAMALGYPCFRLRGHYFVIATIVIAEIGLLLFHNWDWAGAAMGIEIPARGDSWLKFQFPRSKLPYFYFALALACVAWFVTWWLEDSKWGYWWRAVKDNPEAAESLGVDVFNSKMGAAAVSAFLVAIGGSFYAQFVYFIDPESVMGFQFSLLMALPAVLGGIGTLWGPMLGAVILIPLTELTRSYVGGSGRGVDLIVYGGLIIAISLARPQGLIGLFSFKGLAGLFVPKRKEAVR